A stretch of the Schistocerca serialis cubense isolate TAMUIC-IGC-003099 chromosome 2, iqSchSeri2.2, whole genome shotgun sequence genome encodes the following:
- the LOC126456846 gene encoding hexamerin-like, whose product MRTSTLAVLSLLVALAAPVVPEKYADQQLLVKQQKIYNLLYLLDRPIFDEELKSIAQSYKLEENIDKYVKPEVVEKFLKYYKYGYSKQRGEAFSPFYKFDTYQVISIFDVLFYAKDFDTFYKTAVWMREHMNAGQFVYAFTVAVLHREDTRNITLPPPYEIYPQLFVKSDAIQKAYDARFQGFAGTKDKPYVIVSNYTGYPVPRKPDDVLSYFTEDVGLNSFFAYMHYRFPFWLKYDIPRKGETFYFTLRQLLARYYLERLSHKLPEVAPVDYYKPVEVGYYPEIRLQSGLETPARPEGVIPRDVDSFYVEEIENYERRIRSAIDLGFFFDEKTDTHTVRGKDATEMIGNVIEGSASTIHKEFYGSLYRGLISIFGHISDPEHKYGVEPSVLEKPETMLRDPLYYRIAKRMLSIFEHYKNQLAPYTHQELAMPGVKVDSVTFDKLVTFFDEFDIDVSNVVGEAYDKSYVVVRQPRLNHKPFNYHIKVTSDKQVDAVVRVFYGPRFDAYGREYTLEERKNYYVMMDVFPYTLQAGENVIVRSSRQNAMSGTESPSFGELYARTLAGIKGEEKVVSGESRYYWGFPQRLMLPRGTPAGMPLSAFVIVSPVERPLRDEFYVAVKDSRPLGFPFDRPIRGFEFEDLANARFQNIVVMHRRQEDVATVA is encoded by the exons ATGAGGACATCCACCCTCGCCGTCTTGTCGCTGCTGGTGGCTCTGGCCGCCCCAGTTGTACCAGAGAAGTATG cCGACCAGCAACTTCTGGTAAAGCAGCAAAAAATCTACAACCTACTGTACCTACTGGACCGGCCCATTTTCGACGAAGAACTGAAGAGCATAGCGCAAAGCTACAAGctagaggaaaacattgacaaatacGTG AAACCAGAAGTGGTCGAGAAATTCCTGAAGTACTATAAATACGGTTACTCGAAACAACGCGGAGAGGCCTTCTCCCCGTTCTACAAGTTCGACACGTATCAAGTCATCAGTATTTTCGACGTCTTGTTCTACGCTAAGGACTTTGACACCTTTTACAAG ACGGCCGTGTGGATGAGGGAGCACATGAACGCGGGCCAGTTCGTGTACGCCTTCACGGTCGCCGTATTGCATCGCGAGGATACCAGGAACATCACCCTGCCGCCCCCCTACGAAATCTACCCCCAGCTCTTCGTCAAGTCCGACGCCATCCAGAAGGCGTACGACGCACGCTTCCAAG GCTTCGCTGGCACCAAGGACAAGCCCTACGTGATAGTGTCCAACTACACGGGCTATCCAGTGCCCCGCAAGCCTGACGACGTGCTGTCTTACTTCACCGAGGACGTCGGCCTCAACTCGTTCTTCGCCTATATGCACTACCGGTTCCCGTTCTGGCTGAAGTACGACATACCGCGCAAAGGCGAGACCTTCTACTTCACCCTGCGGCAGCTGCTGGCCCGCTACTACCTGGAGAGGTTGTCGCACAAGCTGCCAGAGGTCGCCCCAGTCGACTACTACAAGCCCGTGGAG GTTGGTTATTACCCAGAGATTCGGCTGCAGAGCGGATTGGAGACCCCTGCTCGTCCTGAAGGCGTGATTCCAAGGGATGTTGACTCCTTCTACGTCGAGGAAATCGAGAACTATGAAAGGAGGATCCGATCTGCAATAGATCTTGGATTTTTCTTCGAT GAGAAGACCGACACGCATACCGTGAGGGGTAAGGACGCCACTGAAATGATCGGAAACGTAATCGAGGGCAGCGCATCAACTATTCACAAGGAATTCTACGGCTCTTTGTACAGAGGGCTCATTTCCATCTTCGGTCACATCTCTGACCCAGAGCACAAATACGGC GTGGAACCGAGCGTTCTCGAGAAGCCGGAGACCATGTTGAGGGACCCCCTGTACTACAGAATTGCGAAACGGATGCTGTCCATTTTCGAGCATTACAAGAACCAACTGGCACCATACACGCACCAAGAA CTAGCGATGCCTGGCGTGAAGGTCGATTCCGTCACTTTCGACAAACTGGTCACGTTCTTTGACGAGTTCGACATCGACGTCAGCAACGTCGTTGGAGAGGCTTACGACAAAAGCTACGTGGTTGTCCGCCAGCCCCGCCTCAACCACAAACCGTTCAACTATCACATCAAGGTCACGAGCGACAAGCAGGTGGACGCCGTCGTGCGCGTTTTCTACGGACCGCGCTTCGACGCTTATGGTCGAGAGTACACCTTGGAGGAGAGGAAGAACTACTACGTGATGATGGACGTCTTCCCATACACAC TGCAAGCCGGAGAGAACGTGATCGTGCGCAGCTCCCGGCAGAACGCCATGTCTGGCACTGAGAGCCCGAGCTTTGGTGAGCTGTACGCGCGCACCCTGGCTGGCATCAAAGGAGAGGAGAAGGTGGTGTCCGGCGAGTCGCGCTACTACTGGGGATTCCCCCAGCGCCTGATGCTGCCGCGCGGGACTCCCGCGGGCATGCCGCTAAGCGCCTTCGTCATCGTCAGCCCGGTCGAGCGGCCGCTGCGTGACGAGTTCTACGTCGCCGTGAAGGACTCCCGGCCGCTGGGATTCCCCTTCGACAGGCCCATCCGCGGCTTCGAGTTTGAAGACCTGGCTAACGCGCGCTTCCAGAACATCGTCGTCATGCACAGGCGCCAAGAAGACGTCGCGACTGTGGCATGA